The DNA region TTACTCCTGTTATAAGTGCCTCAGATGGTTTGATTCTTCCAGAGGGTATTGGTCTATGTGGTTTTTGTATTTTGTCTAATTTTCTATCTAGATAATCAGATAGATAAAGTCCTGCTATCCAACCCATCATAGGGATGAATAAAGAGAGTAAAGCGATTTTTAGGGTAGGAAAACTTCCATAAGTTATGGAGGTTCCTGCTAAGCTTGCGAGCCCGCACCATATGACAGTATATAATCGCCATGTTTCTAAATGCGCAAAAAGTTTATCTTTTAGGGTATATCTTTGGTTTGAGTTCAATTAAGGATAACCTCCCCTATTTAGATTCTAGTAATTGAGGTTATCAGATTTAAATCTTTTACATTTTTTGGATGCGTTAATTTAAAAACATGTTATTGATATACGGTAAAAGATGTTACAGTTGTTATTTTAAGATGGAGAGATGAAGAATGAAAAAAATAATGGTTGTTGATAATGAGCCGGATATCGTTGATCTTACTAGAACTGTTCTTGAGCTGGGTGGTTATAATGTGGTACCCGCCTATAGTGGTGAGGAATGCCTCAAGAAGCTTGACAAAGAAACCGTTGATCTAGTTCTTTTGGATATTATGATGCCTGGTATGAGTGGCTGGGATGTTTTTAATAGAATCAAAAAGAAGTCACCAAAGGTTAAAGTGGCTTTTATGAGTGTTCTTGAGATATCTGATAAGAGGAAACAAGTGCTTCTAGACGAGGGACTTGCTGATTATATTATGAAGCCTTTTGATAAAGAAACGTTACTTAGTAGAGTGGATAATATACTGAAGGAAAAAGAGTAAATTCTGTAGGTATGGCTAAAAAAATAATGATTGTGGATGATGAGCCTGATATATTGACTACTGTTGGGAAGATTTTGGAATTAGATGGATATGAAGTCATCAGGGCGGTTAATGGACGGGATTGTCTTGATAAGTTAAATGTTAATACGCCTGATTTGATTCTTTTGGATATTATGATGCCTGAGATGAGTGGCTGGGATGTTGCAGCTAGGATAAAGGAGAACCCTAAGTGGAATATGATACCTATAGTTTTTCTTACTGTTAAGAATGATGTTATGAGCAAGGGTATGGGTAGCCTTGCTGCTGAGGATTATATTACTAAACCTTTTGATATAAAGGATCTCAGAAATCGTGTTGAAAAAGCGTTAAATAAATGCTAGTATAGTTTTGTTTTAATAAACAGATTTTTGTGGTTTTTATTTGTTTTTTGATAATGGTTGTACAACAAGTCTTTATAAGATGAAACACTAAATATTATCATTGAAAATAGTAAACTGAGGGAAGGCAAAAATATGATTTGTAAAAAATGTAAAAAAAGGTTTGGTGTAGAGGGTGTTGACTACTGGAGTGTTGAACTCAGTTTATGCTCTGTATGTGAAACAAGTAAGGAGTAAGAGCAGGTTTTTTTTGAAATTTTTTGTTGATTCTCTACCTAATTTTAGGAAATTAACTGGCTTAAAGCCGCCGAAGGGATTTGGACCCTTGACCTGCTGATTACGAATCAGCTGCTCTACCAGGCTAAGCTACGGCGGCATCCTGTGTTTGAATATGGTTTGGTATTAAAAAATTGCCTATTGTTTTTTCCGTAACATCTTTTTACCCAGATATATTACTAGATTAAGATGATTGGTGGTCTCGATGAAGCGGGTCGTGGTCCAGTTATTGGGCCTCTTGTTGTTGCTGGTGTAGTTTTTGAAAACGATGTTTTTCTTAAAGAAAATAATGTGTGTGACTCGAAAAAGTGTACACCAAAAACAAGGGAGATGTTGGCTGAGAAGATAAAAGCCAATGCAGTATCTTATGAGATAGTAGTGGTTTCTGCATCTGATATAGATGATTTGCGCAAGGTTATGACTTTGAATGAGTTGGAGGTTAATATTTTTAGTAGAATTATAGATAAGTTGAGACCAGATTTTTGTTATGTTGATTCCGCGGATGTAGACGATAAATGTTTTGGTAAGGATATATTATCTAAGTTGTCTTTTAAACCAGAGATTATATCTAAGCATAAGGCTGATGAGATTTATCCTGTAGTTGGTGCTGCTTCTATTCTTGCTAAAACTGTTAGGGATGAGCATGTGCGTAAGATAGCGGTGGAGCTTGAGCCGAAATTAGGTATTCCTTTGGGTAGTGGTTATCCAGCTGATCCTGTTACTATGAATTTTCTTAGAGCTTGGGTTGATAAGTATGGGGATCTGCCTCCTCATACAAGGCGTTCTTGGGAGACTGCTCAGAAACTGTTGAAAAATGTTAAAATTAGGAAGTTGGGTGATTTTTGATATTGATTGTGTGTAATCTTTAGAATCCAAAAAATATATATTTTAGTATATACTTAAGAGTATTCTTAATAATATATTTTAAGAGATATAGGTACTTGCTAAAGAGTAATTTAGGCCTGGATCAAAAAAAGCAGGGAATTGGTGAATGAACTAGATTCCTTGAATCTGGAGGTATATGTATGTGATCCAGACCTATCTAAATAGGGATGGGATGTTGATGCTGTGAGTTTAGTGAAAATATTTAAAGATATCTAGAGAAAATGACAAATTGTAAAAATATCAAGTTTGACAAAATTGTATGAAAATTTATTATGTTATGTTCCTGTTGTTATCTTACTTTTTTTAGCGTCTAGGTATATTTCACATTTTCTTACGCTTTCTATAAGCTGTTTGATATCAATTGGTTTTGTTAAGTAGTCGTATATATATGGATAAAGTTCTTCTAGTTTCTGGTGGTCTTTTGTTCCTTTACCTGTGATAATTTCTATTGCTACTTCTCTTATTAAATCTCGTTTGATTATCTCTTTTATTGTATCCCATCCATCCATTTTTGGCATCATTATATCCATCAGTATTATGCCCCTGAAACCTTTTTCTAGTTGTCTTAAGCACTCTTCTCCGCTTTCTACTGTTATCACCTCGTATCTTTGTTTTTCAAAAATGTTTTTCAAAGATTTTAGTATGTCAATTTCATCATCAACAACCATAATTTTGTTATTCATTATAGTTCTCTCCACCCACAAACAGATTGATATCCCATACCATGATAATTATTTATCATTAATTGTATTTAAACCTATTCTGTAAAAATGTCAATAAGAAAAAGTAAAAAAAGAGGTTATTGGTTGTTTTCTTTAAATTCCTCTAAAAACTCACATAGTGCTTGTACACCCTCTATAGACATAGCATTATAGATAGAAGCACGCATACCACCAACGTCTCTGTGACCTTTCAAACCAATTAAACCTTTTGCTTTTGCTTCTTCAACACATTTAGCCTCAAGCTCTGGTGTAGCAAGGTTAAATGTAACATTCATAAGTGAACGGCTTTCTTTCTTTGCAACACCTTTGTAGAAACCATTTGATTTATCTATTACATCGTAAACCATTTTTGCTTTTTTACGGTTATGTTTCTCAATGGCTGGTATTCCACCTAATTCTTTTAGATGCTCTAAAACAAGTTCACATAAATAGATAGCGAAGCATGGAGGTGTGTTGTATAAAGAGTCTTTTTCCGCATGTGTCTTCCATTTAAGCATAGTTGGTGTATTCTCAGGAACCCTGTTGATTAGATCCTCACGTACTATAACAACGGTTACACCAGCAGGGCCAAGGTTTTTCTGAGCACCGGCGTATATCACACCAAATTTTTTTACATCAATAACCTTGTCCATAAAATTAGAGGACATATCACAAACTAAAGGAACCTCATCTGGTACCTTTGGCCATTCATGCCATTCTATTCCACCTATTGTTTCGTTACCAGTTATATGAGCAAAAGCTGCTTTGTTACTAAATTGTACATTAGTTGGTATATACGAGAAGTTTTGGTCCTCAGATGATGCAACTATTTTTACTTCACCATATAGTTTTGCTTCTTTGATCGCTTTTTTTGCCCAAGCACCAGTATTAACATACTCCATATGTTTACTTGGTATCTGTAGGTTCAATGGTACCATAAAAAACTGGGTTGAGGCACCACCCTGAAGCCATAATACTTTATAGTCGCTGGGTATGCCCATTAGTTCCCTGAGCAGTTCGGATGCTTTCTTATGTACCTCATCGTATTGTTTTGATCTATGAGATATTTCCAAAACAGACATTCCTGTTCCATGGAAATCTAATAATTCTTCCTGCGCCTTTTTAAGTACATTAAGTGGTAGAGTCGCAGGTCCTGCATAAAAGTTGTAGACACGTTTTGTCATAAATTATTCACTCCCTATATTTTTGAACCACTGTATAAACAAACTGGATTTAAAGAATTCGGTAAAACAGGTTTTGATAACAACTGTAAAATATATCTGATAACAATTGTACAACAAGTGCTTTATAAAGAAAAACACAAAACAAGATATAGTGGTGAAAACAACTATGAAAATACTACTAATGAAAGCCTTAAAAAACAGGTTTGGCATGGAAAAAGAAGATGCGATAGAACTAGCAAAAACAGTAGAAAAAATTTTTAGAGGAAGAAAAGAAGTCGAAGACATGAACATAGATAAGTATGCACGTGCCCTGCTTTATGAGCTACAAAAAGAAAGGCTACTTAATCTAAGAAGAGAAGAATTCAAAGAAAAAGGTAAATGGATAAGGAAATACTACTGGTCTTTTAACAACGATGCTATAAAAAAAGAGGCGTACAGAAAACAGAGAGAGGATAAATACAAGATATATGAGAAGATACCAAAGGAAGCCTGGCTGTTACATACCTACTCTTAACTAGTTGTTTATATCAGGCGGGGTATAGGATCGATAATAGTTGTAATAGTCTCTAACTGTTTTTTCTTTTTTTCTTTCTTCGTTAATCTCGTATCTTATATCAGCTATTATTTTGTGGAAAGAAAATATTGCCATAGAGAGGCTTATTACTAGTATTATTAGGATAAATTGGTAGGGATTTTCTTTTAAAAGCGAGATAAAACCATTCCTGATAATGTAAGCAACTAATAAGAATAGTGATATCAAAAAGAATTCTAATGAGAATATGAATGTTATGCCAAGTTTTTTTCTATTTACCATCTTCTTAAGATGTGGTTGTTTTGCTAGTACTTAAATATTTCTTTATTTCTTGTTCGAATCTATTTAATTTCAACATGGATTTTTCTATAACTTCGTTTGCGATATCCACCAAAAGATGTAGATGTTCGTCGTTACAAAATAAAACACCATCTTTTCCGATAGGAGCATCAAGCCGTTCTGTGCTACAAACCTCAACAACTATTTTTTTACCAATTGATTTTAGAGCAGAGTTTTTGAAACCACTAGCATTAGCGATTTTCACCATTTTATCTGCTGCTATGGCTGTTTTTGCAGAGATATGTAATATAGGTGGTTGAGCTAGTATCCATAGCAGACCAGTTTCAGCTTCTTTAACCTTAGACATTAACTCTTTGGGTTTTATGGTTCTATGCCATATACCTACGAATCTAGCGTTCTTTTTATCACCAATTGAGGGTATCTCTAGGAGAACAATTCTACCTGCGCAACTACTTGAGGTGTAGTATTTATTGGAATCATTTATTATTTTTAGTATAGGAACGATTAGCTCATCCACTCTTTTATTAGCATATGCTTCCTCTAATGACTGCAACGCTTGTTCTTTTGCATCTAAAAAATCTTTATTGCCGCTCATATAATTCTCTCATCTGTCTTATACTAGGGAAAGGTAAACATTTTTCTCCCTCAATTATACCAATTGCTTTAAAAGCATCGATATCTATTTTCCTTAATAATGGTGATAGTAGCTCTGTTTTAGTTACAAGGTTCACATCGATGCCTTGAGCAAAATAGCTGAAAGCGGGTAAAACCAACAGATTTTTATCATGAATTTTTCCGTATAGGAAGCTTTTCATTTTTTCTTTCACGTTTATATCACTGTATAACCCTAATGATGGATGTTCATGAGCGAGTACAAGATTTTTTTCTTTAATATCACTCAAGTTAATATCTTGATGACCATGGGTGAAATAGAAATCTCCTTCTTTGAATTCCTTATATAAATTTATATTATGTTTCTTAGTGATTCTGTTAATAAAATTGTCATGATTACCTTTTATAACAATAACTGTTTCGAAAATATTTTTAAGGTAATCAAAAAAACTGCTGACCTCGTGGTATTCATGATATCCTGTCTCTGAGAACTCATGTTTAACGTCGCCATTGATCAGAATGCGACTTGCTCTTATATGCCCATAAATATCATTTATATCCCCGACGATTTTTTTGTATTGTATCTTCGGTATGAACATACCCTCTTCTGTAGCAGCTGTCTCATATCCTAGGTGGAGATCAGCTATTACTATGAGATCAAGATCGTCGATGTAGATGGCTGGGAACGGCTCAATGATTCTTATTTTATCAAATAATTTTTTTATCATAGTTTTTTCATCATCGCTTCATGTAGCTCAATTAATCTTTGTCGTCTGTCTTTCATAAGCACAATATCTGCTTCACCTAAGACTATGAGGTTATGGGCAAACGGTGAAGGAACAGGAGTATCTACTACCTCAATAGAGATTTTACCTGTTTTTATATCTTTTATTAGTTTTTTTGTGTTCTCTATATCCATGATGTCCTCTAGTATCTCACGGTATGTCTCACGTACAATTGGGAAATCTTGGTCTATCTCCTCACACACGTTTAACAATGTCTGAGAGTTTATCTGTTGTTTTCTCACACTTATTTTATGGCCCTTGTAGTTTCTTAGTACAAGAAAACTCCTTGAAGCAGTGTGTCTAAATCGTCGTTTCATCAACTCTGTTCTACGGATATTGTTTTTTAAAAGTTCTTCGATGTTTACTTCACATATTTCTTTGATAACCTCTTTAATATCAATTTTTTTATCTTTCGGTAATACAAGAGAGAAACCGTTATCGTTTATTGTTGTTAAAATATCTGATTTAATTTTTTCCCCAATTATTATAGCAAAAACTCTAGATATAGCATCATTTACTCTTCTCCCATATAGCACATGGAAAATTATGAGTTTACGGTTTTTTAAATCCCTGGTATTCTCTATTATAATTTTGTTTGCTGTTTGAATATTTTTGAGATACTGATATTGTGCTTTGAAGTATTGTTGGATAGCCTTTTTTGATCTACTATCAGCTGGTAGATCTTCTAATAGTTTAGCTACATTACCCTGGTTTTTATTTTTCATTGCGATGAACATTTTTTCTCTGAATTTTCTTATCTCATCTGCTAGTTCATAGCTCAGTGGCAGTAGTTCTGAGAACCAAGCTGGTATAGTTGGTGTTTCTTCTTTTTGTTCTTTGACGAAGCAGTGCATACCACGAGCATATCTGAATTCGTATGTTTTCCCACCTAGTACAAAGATATCTTTTTTCCTTAGTCTCTCTAAGAACTCTTCTTCGATGCTTCCAACGTATCTTTTATTATCGACTGTGTAAACATCCACTTTTACCTCATCTGGTATTGTGCCTATGTTGAGGTAATAGATGACTTTTGTGTATTTACCTCTTCTTCCAAATACTCCTTCTTTTTCATCGAACCATATCTTGCCGTAGATGTTTCTGTCTTCTAGATCAACGTGATGCCCAGCAATGTAGTGTAATACT from Candidatus Thermoplasmatota archaeon includes:
- a CDS encoding response regulator; translated protein: MKKIMVVDNEPDIVDLTRTVLELGGYNVVPAYSGEECLKKLDKETVDLVLLDIMMPGMSGWDVFNRIKKKSPKVKVAFMSVLEISDKRKQVLLDEGLADYIMKPFDKETLLSRVDNILKEKE
- a CDS encoding response regulator; this translates as MAKKIMIVDDEPDILTTVGKILELDGYEVIRAVNGRDCLDKLNVNTPDLILLDIMMPEMSGWDVAARIKENPKWNMIPIVFLTVKNDVMSKGMGSLAAEDYITKPFDIKDLRNRVEKALNKC
- the rnhB gene encoding ribonuclease HII, which codes for MIGGLDEAGRGPVIGPLVVAGVVFENDVFLKENNVCDSKKCTPKTREMLAEKIKANAVSYEIVVVSASDIDDLRKVMTLNELEVNIFSRIIDKLRPDFCYVDSADVDDKCFGKDILSKLSFKPEIISKHKADEIYPVVGAASILAKTVRDEHVRKIAVELEPKLGIPLGSGYPADPVTMNFLRAWVDKYGDLPPHTRRSWETAQKLLKNVKIRKLGDF
- a CDS encoding response regulator — protein: MNNKIMVVDDEIDILKSLKNIFEKQRYEVITVESGEECLRQLEKGFRGIILMDIMMPKMDGWDTIKEIIKRDLIREVAIEIITGKGTKDHQKLEELYPYIYDYLTKPIDIKQLIESVRKCEIYLDAKKSKITTGT
- the serC gene encoding 3-phosphoserine/phosphohydroxythreonine transaminase; translated protein: MTKRVYNFYAGPATLPLNVLKKAQEELLDFHGTGMSVLEISHRSKQYDEVHKKASELLRELMGIPSDYKVLWLQGGASTQFFMVPLNLQIPSKHMEYVNTGAWAKKAIKEAKLYGEVKIVASSEDQNFSYIPTNVQFSNKAAFAHITGNETIGGIEWHEWPKVPDEVPLVCDMSSNFMDKVIDVKKFGVIYAGAQKNLGPAGVTVVIVREDLINRVPENTPTMLKWKTHAEKDSLYNTPPCFAIYLCELVLEHLKELGGIPAIEKHNRKKAKMVYDVIDKSNGFYKGVAKKESRSLMNVTFNLATPELEAKCVEEAKAKGLIGLKGHRDVGGMRASIYNAMSIEGVQALCEFLEEFKENNQ
- a CDS encoding metallophosphoesterase; the encoded protein is MIKKLFDKIRIIEPFPAIYIDDLDLIVIADLHLGYETAATEEGMFIPKIQYKKIVGDINDIYGHIRASRILINGDVKHEFSETGYHEYHEVSSFFDYLKNIFETVIVIKGNHDNFINRITKKHNINLYKEFKEGDFYFTHGHQDINLSDIKEKNLVLAHEHPSLGLYSDINVKEKMKSFLYGKIHDKNLLVLPAFSYFAQGIDVNLVTKTELLSPLLRKIDIDAFKAIGIIEGEKCLPFPSIRQMRELYERQ